The following DNA comes from Peribacillus sp. FSL E2-0218.
TCCAATGCTCGTAGTTGCTTCTCTTCATAGCTGTGCATACGTTCGAGCAGTATCGTAATATTTTCACGGTCTACGGATGAAACAATTTCCTCTGCCTGCCCGATATTTAGCTTACTTACGATGTCCTGCCTGACTTCATTGGTTGCCGTTGCTGTCAGGGCCAGCGTTAACGGATCGTTCAGCTCCCGCCTCACTTCACCTAATTTCAAATAATCCGGACGGAAATCATAGCCCCATTGCGATATGCAATGCGCCTCATCAATGACGAACAACCCTATTTCGATTGATTTCAAGGACTGAATCACACCGTCAAGGCTGAGCATTTCAGGGGATAAAAAGATAAACCGGTACCTATGTAACCGATCGAATGCCATCCTTTTTTGGTTCAGCGTCAAAAAAGAATTGAGTGTCAAAACGCTTTTTTCACCATTCATTTTCAACTGATCTGCCTGATCCTGCATTAATGATAATAACGGGGAAACAATCAGGACAGTTTTATTCAAAAGATAGGCAGGCAACTGATAGCATAATGATTTACCAGATCCGGTGGGCAGCATCGCCAATGTATGGCGGCCGGCCAACAAAGATTCAATCACTTCTTTTTGCCCCGGTCGGAATTCATCAAAGCCGAATTTATTTTTGAGATAATGTTCCATATTCATCATTGGTCACCCATCTTCGCGAGTATAAGCCTGATCTGGAAAAAGCTTATTTCTTTATTATCGACCATCTGCTTGATTGCCTTTAGCTTTTTTGTGCCAAGTTCCGTGATTGCTGCCGCGATATCACGTTCATCCTCGAGCGACACATAATCGGCTATCGGAAAACTTTTATCCGATAGCACGATTTCGACGAGATGATCTTCAATGGTATTTTGCTTCAGACGGCGTATTTCAGCGATTTCCCCCATGCTTCTTCCTGCCTGCAAGTATTGCAACGTCGTTTGCGTAGATTGGGTCAAATGAGGGTTCCCGCCCCTCTTCCAATCAAATGTCAACGACGCCAAAAGCGGATGATCCGCTCCATCCCCCAATTCAGCAAGCAATTGATGCAACGAGTCAAGAAACATGAACCGCACGTATTCTTCTTCCGCTGCTTTCCTTTTGGCAATCTGTTCAAAAGTCAGGCCAATCCTGTTTACCCCCGTTAATTTGAGGATGAATATATCCTTTTTCAACTCACTTTGCGCTTCCAATAGCGAAACCAGCTCTTCATATAGATGCATCGCAATCAAGCCTCGGTCCTGACGATTCGTATGTAGGAATTCCTTTACGAAATATTGGATCTTAGGGCTTCGCTGTATCGGATAAAAACGTCTTTCATTGTGGACAATATGGGATATGGTTTGAATGAGCAAATTTAACCTGCCCCAGAAGACAGGGGTGATATTTTGATATTTCCAGCCATTCAGATAGGTTGGAAAAGGATTATCGAACAAATATCCGGCTAATGTCTCCTCGCCATGTTCACTAATTTCATAGGCATCCGGTTTATCCGTTGGATCAATCAGGCCATCGTTAAGGAATTGTTCTATGTTTTGATTTAACAGCTGACGGGTAAATACAGGCATCGTCCCAAATATATTCGTTAATCCGAATAAATGGGCATCCTGAATCGTTTGTGACGACTTCTTCCCCTGCAGCATATGGTATATAGCATAAATGGAACGCTCGCCTTGAAATTTTTT
Coding sequences within:
- a CDS encoding helix-turn-helix domain-containing protein — encoded protein: MNNYLQAIILYAIKKFQGERSIYAIYHMLQGKKSSQTIQDAHLFGLTNIFGTMPVFTRQLLNQNIEQFLNDGLIDPTDKPDAYEISEHGEETLAGYLFDNPFPTYLNGWKYQNITPVFWGRLNLLIQTISHIVHNERRFYPIQRSPKIQYFVKEFLHTNRQDRGLIAMHLYEELVSLLEAQSELKKDIFILKLTGVNRIGLTFEQIAKRKAAEEEYVRFMFLDSLHQLLAELGDGADHPLLASLTFDWKRGGNPHLTQSTQTTLQYLQAGRSMGEIAEIRRLKQNTIEDHLVEIVLSDKSFPIADYVSLEDERDIAAAITELGTKKLKAIKQMVDNKEISFFQIRLILAKMGDQ